The DNA segment GCGTCAGCGAGGCCACGGTATTGACGTTGCTGGTCTCCAGCATGCCGCTGACGACCCGCACACCGGCATCCGGCACCGCCGCCTGTCCGTTCTGCGAACGGATCAGGCCGTCCTCGCCCCGGAGCAGATTCTGGGTATCCGGCTTGACCAGTCGCAACCGGTCGACGGCCGCCAGAGCGTTGGGCGCGGCTCCAGCGGGCCGGATGGTGATGGTGCCGTCCGTGCCGATGTTCAGGCTTTCGTACTCCGGGATCGTGATCGGACCGCCGTCGCCGAGTACCGCCAGCCCGCGCGCATCGCGCAGTACGCCCGTGGCGTCGATGTGCAGATTGCCGGCGCGGGTGTAGGCCTCGCCGCCATCCTCGGTCTGGACCACCAGAAACCCCTCGTCCTGGATGGCGACATCGAGATCCCGCCCCGTGGCCTGGAGTGTGCCGGGGCAGAAGTCGATGACCTGATTGCCGACCTGCACATAGTCGCGCGAGTCGTAGACGGGGCCGCGCACCGGTGCGGTGTAGGCGTAGGCCAGGGCTTGGCGAAAGCCGGTCGTGTTGGCATTGGCCAGGTTGTGGTTGTTGATCGATTGCGCATAGGCCGTCTCCTTGGCGCCCGACATCGCAAGATAGAGAAAACGGTCCATGGTTCAGCCTCCACGCGATCGAGACCTCAACGGAGGTTGAGGATGGTCTGAGTCATTTGGTCAGCGGTCGAAATGGTCTTGGCGTTGGCTTCGTAATTGCGCTGCGCCGTGATCATGTTGACCAGCTCCTCGGTCAGATCGACGTTCGAGTTTTCGAGCGCGCACGACTGGATGGAGCCCAGACGGCCGTCGCCCGCCGCGCCATAGACAGGCTCGCCGGAGCCATAGCTCTGCGCCCAGTTGTTGTCGCCGATCTGCGCCAGTCCTTGGGGATTCTTGAAATTCGCCATGGCCACCTGGCCGAGGATATGCGACTGTCCGTTCGAATAACGGGCAAAAACGATGCCGTCCGTATCCACATCGAAACCGCTCAAGGTTCCGGCCGAATAACCGTTTTGCGTCAAGTCTATGACGGAATTCTTGGATGACGAATACTGAGTGGCATTATCCAACTTAATCGAAGAAACTAATGCGTCAGCGCCATTATCAGTGAACGCGGGCATACTTATCGGAATAACCGCAGCAGTATCAGGCACCGTAGCACCATTAACGGTATCTATCGTTCCATCAGCCTTGAAAACTATTTCGACAGGCCCTCCTGTCCCTGTTGCATCAATCATTACAGGTGGCTCCGGAGGGGTCGCATTGTTGACATCATACATTCCGACATGGACGTCCCAGGTCAGAGGCCCTGTCTTCACGAAATACATCGTCACATCACGCGGCGATCCGAGCGAATCATAGACTTGATAAGTCGTAGACCAATTATAAGAATTCGGATCGGGCGCTGTATCAGGAAGAGCAGGCCAACCAAAAGCAGGTCCGCCAGCATCGGCAATCACTTCTGCATCCGCATTCAAATTAAAATTGATGTCGACCTCGGTCGTCGCCTTGGCACCAATGTTGTCCAAGGGCAACTGAAGATCAGTGAGATTTCCTGAGCTGAAAGCGGCAATATTGCTGTTCGGTGTTTGCGGCGGATAAACTTGCAGCCGCTTCCCCGCCGAGCTGACGACATAGCCATCCCGGTCGACCTGAAAGGTGCCATTGCGCGTGTAGACCATTTCGTTCTGACCGGTTTCGTTACGCAGAACGAAAAAACCCTCACCGTTGACGGCAAGATCCAGCGTATTCCCGGTCAGTTCGAGGTTGCCCTGGGAGAACTGCTGGGTCACGGCGGCCAGGCGAACACCGACAGCCGATTTGTTGGCACAGGTGCCGAAGGACGATGCATAGATATCGGCAAATTCAGCGCGTGACTTCTTGAAGCCGATGGTCGCGGAATTGGCGATATTGTTGCCGGTGACTTCGAGATCTTTCGCCGCCGCACGCAAGCCACTCAATCCGATACTGAAAGACATGACGTCATCTCCCGATGGAATCCCAAAAAAGGTCTGTGTTCGCTAGCTGACTCGCAGAACATCCGAGAATGAGACGTTGCCGACCCCCTGGACGTTGAGCATGAGCCCGGAGCCGGCGCTCTCGGCAGACACGCTCTTGACCTGACCATTGAGATAGGTCGTCAAAGCCTCGGTCACACCGTTGATTTGGGCGGTGATTTTGAATTCATAGCTGCCGGCGGGAGCCGCCGAGCCATTCGACAGAGTGCCGTCCCACTCGAAATCCTGAAGACCCGCGCTCAACGTACCCAGATCCAGGGTACGGACCAATTGACCGCTGGCGTCGTAGATATCGACCTTGACCTGACTCGCAGACGTCGACAGCTCCATCGCGCCGCTTGCCCCCTGCCCCTCGGCGAGCTGCATTTTTCTCGCCGGCACCAGCGTGCTCTTGCCGACCAGGGTCGCCGCCTCCAGGGCTTGCCCTTGCAGCAGCGTCTGCGACAGGGACTCAAACGAGGTCGTCAACGACTGGATCCCGGTCAAGGTCGAGAATTGCGCCATCTGTGCGACGAAATCCTCGTTCTTGACCGGATTGGTCGGATCCTGGGTCGTCAGCTGCGTGGTCAGCAGCCTGAGAAAATCTTCTTGTCCAAGCTCGTTGTTACCTTGCGTGGTCGAGGTTGGCGAATAGGCGGTCAGACCGAGTCCGTTCAAATAGTCAGTGCTCAGTTCAGCCATGGTGGTGACTCCTAGATAGCATCATGCATCGCGACGAAGACTCAGCTCCGACCCACTTGCAGGGTACGCTGCAACAAAGAGCGCGCAGTCGTCAGTACCTCGACATTGGCCTCATAGCTGCGCGAGGCCGACATCATGTTGGCCATCTCCTCGACCACGTTGATCGCGGGCCGAAAGACATAGCCTTCTTCATTGGCATGAGGGTGATTGGGTTCATAGGTTGGGATCGGCTCGCACTTGTCATCGACGATGCCCGCAACCCGTACCGGCATGGCGACACCCTTGGGATCCTCCTGATCGATGACGGTCTGAAAGAGTACGTGTTTGGCACGATAGGTATCCTCGGGTGTCGATGCGGTGGTGGCGGCATTCGCCATATTGGAGGCCACGGTATTGAGCCGCACGGATTGCGCCGTCAGCGCCGAGGCCGAGGTATTGAAGATACGAAACAGGTCACTCATGACATCACTCCTTACTCAGCGCCTTGCGCAGACTCGACACGCGACGATCGAGGAATTCGAGCGTACTTTGATAGTGCATGGTGTTTTCGGCGAAGGCCGCGCGTTCGAGTTGCGGGTCGACGGTGTTGCCGTCCAATGAAGGCTGCGCCGGGATGCGATAGAGCAGATCCGGCTCCAGCGCCTTGGACTTGTCGATCTCGTTCGTCAAATGATTGGCGTGCGTCGTCGACAGCTTCATCCGGTTGCCCATCCCCTCGACCTCGGCGAGCACCTCGGTAAAATGGAAATCGCGCGACTTGTAGTTCGGCGTGTCGACGTTGGCGAGATTGGAGGCCAGGAGCTCGGCGCGACGTGCTTTGATGAGCACCGCCGAGGGCAGAACTCCAAAGGCTTTGTCGAGTGAGAGATTCATGACATCGGCATCCGCGACTCAGGTTGCCTGATGAAATGCAACCAACATGCCGGCCGATCGGATCGGATGGACGCCCGGTCGCGGCCGGACCCGCCGAGGCGCGGATTCCGGAGAGCGAGCCGAGCCTTCGACCGGGCCGGCGGAAGGCGTCAGGAGCGGCGGCGCAGCAGACTGCCCAGCGGGGTGCGGACGATCTCGAAGGCGTCGGTATAGGAACTCACAGATTCCGAGGCACCGACGAAGAGATAGCCGCCGGGGTCCATCTGGCGGGCCAGTCCGTCAAAGATCCGACGCTTGGTCTCCGCTGAGAAATAGATCAGGACGTTGCGACAGAAGATGATGTCGAACTTGCCCAGCATGGCGTAGGAGTCCATGAGATTGAGCTTCTGGAAACGCACCCGGCGCTGGATGTCGGGCTTGATCCGATGGCCGTTCTCGACCGTGTCGAAGTATTTCTGACGCCGCTCGGGCGTCAGGCCGCGCACGATGCTCAACCCGTCGTAGAGCCCGACCCGCGCCTCGGCCAACACGCTCTCGGACAGATCCGTGGCCAGGATGCTGACCGGCGAGGTCTTGGGCGGAAAGCTCGCCTCCCACTCGGAGATCACCATGGCGATGCTGTAGGGCTCCTGACCGCTGGAGCAGGCCGCCGACCAGATGCGGATGGGTTTCTTGCGCGCCTCCAGTTCCGGCAGCAGGATCTGGCGCAGGATCTCGAATGGATAGCCGTCGCGAAACCAGGAGGTCTCGTTGGTGGTCATGGCATCGATGACGCGCGACTTGAGCGTCGGATTGCTCGACTGACGCAGTGCCCGCAACAGATCCTCGACCTTGCCGTAGCCGAACTCGCCGAGCAGGCGCGACAGCCGGCTGGCGACGAGATACTGGCGGTTCTCGCCCAGCACCAGGCCGCAGCACTCCGAAAGGAACCGAGCGAACTCGGCGTAATCCTGCGCGTCAATCACGAACGGCCCCCATCATCAGTCATGACGCGCATATTTGAGCACGGTCGCGCCCAGTTCGTTCGGATCGAACTTGGCCAGGAAGTCATCGGCCCCGGCCCGCTTGACCATATCGACATTGAATTGACCGCTCAGCGAGGAATGCAGGATCACGCACAGATGCTTGAGCTTGGCATGTTCGCGGATCTTGCGTGTCAGGGTATAGCCATCCATGCGCGGCATCTCGATATCGGCGATCACCAGCTCGATCGAGGCATCGACCATGTCGGCCGCCGCCAGCTCCTCCAGATACTCCAGCGCCGCCTTGCCGTCGGAGCGGCTCTCGGTGCGGAAACCCAGCTCGGTGATCGCGCGCTCGATCTGCTTGCGCGCCACCAGCGAGTCGTCGACGATCAGGATGCGCCTGTCGTGCGGAACCTGCTCGGCCAGCTTCTGCACCTCGGCTGAGACGTCGGTCGGGAGGTTGTTGATCTGGGCGAAGACCCGCTCGACATCGATGATCTCGACCAGATGGCCGTCGACCTCGGTGACGGCCACCAGATAGCTCTCGCGCTCGGTGCCGCGCGGCGGCGGCTTGACCATCTCCCAGTTGACGTTGACGATGCGGTCGACCGCCGAGACCCAGAACCCCTGCACCGAACGGTTGAACTCGGTCACGATCACCTTGGCGTCGTTGTTCTGATCGACCGGCAGCGGATCGAAACCGATGGCGCGCGCCAGGTCGATCACCGAGACCGTGCGTCCGCGGATGTTGGCCACGCCGCAGACCATGGGGCTGGAGCCGGGCAGATGTCTCAGGGTCGGCTTGGCGATGACCTCGCGGACCTTGAAGACGTTGATGCCGAACACCTGACGCCCCCCCAGATAGAACAGCAGCAGTTCCATGCGGTTCTGCCCGACCAGACGGGTCCGCTGATCGATGTCCTCGATAAATTGACTCATCTCACCCACACCCTCTTGATGTCACACGACAAAGGCCCCGCCTCACGCGCACCGGTGGCCAGTGTAGCAGCCGCGGGCCGGCTCGACGCGCTCGCGCATCGACCGTTCGTCTGCCGAGCGCTCGGAGCTAACCGGCGCGGTTCATGCATGATTTCAGCCAAGTCAGCCACGCGAGGAGCCGCATCATGACAGTGACGACGACCCAGCCCCCCCAGCCCCGCCTTCGAGTGCGCGCCATCGGATGCGCCCTGATCGCCGCCGGACTGCTCCAGCCCGCCCTGGGGGCGGACATCGAATCCGTGGAACGCATCCTGAACACCGCGCGCGCCTTCGCCGCCGAGACGGCCGGCACCTCACCCGGTCAGGAGATCCAGATCGAGATCGGACAACTGGACAGCCGACTGCAACTGACGCGCTGTGCCCATCCGCCGACCGCTCAACTCGCCCCTGGGGGGCGCACCGAAGGCCATACCACCATCAACGTCCGCTGCTCGGAACCCGTTAGCTGGTCGCTGTTCGTCCCGGCACGCATCGAACGCCATCTGCCGGTCGTGGTACTCGAACGTCCGATCAATCGTCAACAGGTCATCGGTCCCGACGACATCCGAATCGAGCGTCAGGCCGTCTCGACCCTGAGCAACGGTTACTTCACCGAGGCCGAAGACGTCATCGGCCTGGCCTCGCGCCGTCGTCTGATGCCCGGCCAGGTACTCACCAGCGCCCATGTCACCCAGCAACGGATCGTCAAACGCGGCCAGGAGGTGACGCTCTTCTCGGCGCGCCCCGGCCTGATCGTGCGCATGAAGGGCGTCGCCCTGGAGGACGGCAGCGAGGGTGCGCGTATCCGGGTGCGCAACAGCTCGTCGAAACGTGTCGTCGAGGGCTATGTCGAACCTTCCGGCGCGGTGCGCGTCGCATTATGATGGCACATCGCCGCCACCGAACGACGAAGACACGGTCATGCACTACAGTTTTCCGCCCAATCGCCGATATTCATAGGCGTACCCCAATCGACCCTGGACCCAGCCCATGGATATCAAGCTTCCCATTGGAAACAACCTGCGTACCGACGGACCGGCCGTGGGGAGCAAGCCGCGCGGCGGCACTCCCCCTGCGTCCGATCCGACAGCGACCAGTCCCAAGGGCGCGGTGGGCGAATTCGTCACACTCACCGAGACCGCCAAGACCCTGAGCGCCGCGCACGGCGGAGCCCAGGACACGCCCGTCGACAGTGCGCGCGTGGCCGAGATCAAGGCGGCGCTCGCCGAGGGGCGCTACGAGATCGACGACCGGCGTCTGGCCCAGCGGATGCTCGACTTCGAGGGGGCCTTCGCGTGAGCACCGCCGACCATCGGGCCCAGGTGTCGGAGACGCTGGATCTGGAGGCCCTGGTCGCCTCGCTGGATCTGGCCATCGAAGACATGCGCCGACTCGCCGAGCGGCTCCTGGAGGAACTGGGGGCGATCGAGTCCAGGGATCCCGATGGACTGCTGCGCCTCGTCGTCGACAAACAGGCTCTGGTGACACGCCTGGAGACCGAGACTGCCCGACAGCGTGATTGGATCGAGGCAGCCGGTTTCGACTTCACCCCGGAGGGCGTCGAGCGGTTCATCCGCACCCACGACCGGGACGACCGACTCGCAACGCGCTGGTCGGCCCTGCTCGACCAGACACGCCGCTGCGACCAGTTGAACAGCGACAATGCCCGCTCGATCGAGCGCGACCAGAGGCGCATCGCCATGATGCTGCGTCTGCTCAAGGGCGAGGACGCCAGCACCACTACCTATGATCCACGGGGCCGGACCGCCGCCGGCGGCCAGCGCGGACGCACCATCAGTCAGGCGTGAGACGCTCGGGGCGCCCATGAACGAGCCAGTAGGCGTCCCGCCGTCCGGCGCCGGCTCGAGTGCCCCGATCGGGACGCGGGCACAGGCTAAGGTTCTGAACGAGCTGGCCGGACGACTCCAGGCCGGGATGCGGGTCGAAATCATACCGACCCGATCGATCGGCCCCGACCTGATCGAAGCGCAAGTGCGTCCACTCGATGTTTCGGCGACCTGGACCCAGGGTGTTCGGGTACAACTGACCGCCGCCCTGCCGACGAACGTTCTGCAAGCCGCTACCGGCGAGGGTTCGGCGCCCGGCACGTCGCCGACACTGCGCGCCGAGGTCGTCGCCACGGGTCCGACACTCATCCTGAAGATCCTGGCACCGGCGGAGCGTTCGCCATCCACGCCCGGATCGAACCCAACGGCCTTGGCCGGCTCGCGCGAATGGCTGAGGCATCAGTTCAGGCAGCACTGGCCCGAATCCCGTCCGCTCGCCGCTACCCTGGAGAACATCTCGGCCCGACTGGCCAAGGAGATCGGCACGGATGCCGTTGCGGTTCCGAAGACCGTCACGCCGTTGCCGGCGCCGAACACCAACGAGACGCCGTCCCACCTCCAGATCCGGCAGGCCGTCGCCACCCTGATCGACCAGCTCGCCAGCGCCGCCGAATTGACAGATCCCGAACGACTGTCGACCGCCGTCAGTCGCTCCGGTCTCTGGATGGAGGCACTCCTGGCGCAGGCGGCGCTCGACCCGGCCCGGTCGAACGAGCTGAAGCTCGATCTCAAGGCCCAACTGCTCACGCTCGC comes from the Allochromatium tepidum genome and includes:
- the flgF gene encoding flagellar basal-body rod protein FlgF, which gives rise to MDRFLYLAMSGAKETAYAQSINNHNLANANTTGFRQALAYAYTAPVRGPVYDSRDYVQVGNQVIDFCPGTLQATGRDLDVAIQDEGFLVVQTEDGGEAYTRAGNLHIDATGVLRDARGLAVLGDGGPITIPEYESLNIGTDGTITIRPAGAAPNALAAVDRLRLVKPDTQNLLRGEDGLIRSQNGQAAVPDAGVRVVSGMLETSNVNTVASLTRMIELSRAFENHIKTMETASNIEKTHNRLLAIS
- the flgE gene encoding flagellar hook protein FlgE — its product is MSFSIGLSGLRAAAKDLEVTGNNIANSATIGFKKSRAEFADIYASSFGTCANKSAVGVRLAAVTQQFSQGNLELTGNTLDLAVNGEGFFVLRNETGQNEMVYTRNGTFQVDRDGYVVSSAGKRLQVYPPQTPNSNIAAFSSGNLTDLQLPLDNIGAKATTEVDINFNLNADAEVIADAGGPAFGWPALPDTAPDPNSYNWSTTYQVYDSLGSPRDVTMYFVKTGPLTWDVHVGMYDVNNATPPEPPVMIDATGTGGPVEIVFKADGTIDTVNGATVPDTAAVIPISMPAFTDNGADALVSSIKLDNATQYSSSKNSVIDLTQNGYSAGTLSGFDVDTDGIVFARYSNGQSHILGQVAMANFKNPQGLAQIGDNNWAQSYGSGEPVYGAAGDGRLGSIQSCALENSNVDLTEELVNMITAQRNYEANAKTISTADQMTQTILNLR
- a CDS encoding flagellar hook assembly protein FlgD, translating into MAELSTDYLNGLGLTAYSPTSTTQGNNELGQEDFLRLLTTQLTTQDPTNPVKNEDFVAQMAQFSTLTGIQSLTTSFESLSQTLLQGQALEAATLVGKSTLVPARKMQLAEGQGASGAMELSTSASQVKVDIYDASGQLVRTLDLGTLSAGLQDFEWDGTLSNGSAAPAGSYEFKITAQINGVTEALTTYLNGQVKSVSAESAGSGLMLNVQGVGNVSFSDVLRVS
- the flgC gene encoding flagellar basal body rod protein FlgC; translated protein: MSDLFRIFNTSASALTAQSVRLNTVASNMANAATTASTPEDTYRAKHVLFQTVIDQEDPKGVAMPVRVAGIVDDKCEPIPTYEPNHPHANEEGYVFRPAINVVEEMANMMSASRSYEANVEVLTTARSLLQRTLQVGRS
- the flgB gene encoding flagellar basal body rod protein FlgB encodes the protein MNLSLDKAFGVLPSAVLIKARRAELLASNLANVDTPNYKSRDFHFTEVLAEVEGMGNRMKLSTTHANHLTNEIDKSKALEPDLLYRIPAQPSLDGNTVDPQLERAAFAENTMHYQSTLEFLDRRVSSLRKALSKE
- a CDS encoding CheR family methyltransferase, producing the protein MIDAQDYAEFARFLSECCGLVLGENRQYLVASRLSRLLGEFGYGKVEDLLRALRQSSNPTLKSRVIDAMTTNETSWFRDGYPFEILRQILLPELEARKKPIRIWSAACSSGQEPYSIAMVISEWEASFPPKTSPVSILATDLSESVLAEARVGLYDGLSIVRGLTPERRQKYFDTVENGHRIKPDIQRRVRFQKLNLMDSYAMLGKFDIIFCRNVLIYFSAETKRRIFDGLARQMDPGGYLFVGASESVSSYTDAFEIVRTPLGSLLRRRS
- a CDS encoding chemotaxis protein, coding for MSQFIEDIDQRTRLVGQNRMELLLFYLGGRQVFGINVFKVREVIAKPTLRHLPGSSPMVCGVANIRGRTVSVIDLARAIGFDPLPVDQNNDAKVIVTEFNRSVQGFWVSAVDRIVNVNWEMVKPPPRGTERESYLVAVTEVDGHLVEIIDVERVFAQINNLPTDVSAEVQKLAEQVPHDRRILIVDDSLVARKQIERAITELGFRTESRSDGKAALEYLEELAAADMVDASIELVIADIEMPRMDGYTLTRKIREHAKLKHLCVILHSSLSGQFNVDMVKRAGADDFLAKFDPNELGATVLKYARHD
- the flgA gene encoding flagellar basal body P-ring formation chaperone FlgA — its product is MTVTTTQPPQPRLRVRAIGCALIAAGLLQPALGADIESVERILNTARAFAAETAGTSPGQEIQIEIGQLDSRLQLTRCAHPPTAQLAPGGRTEGHTTINVRCSEPVSWSLFVPARIERHLPVVVLERPINRQQVIGPDDIRIERQAVSTLSNGYFTEAEDVIGLASRRRLMPGQVLTSAHVTQQRIVKRGQEVTLFSARPGLIVRMKGVALEDGSEGARIRVRNSSSKRVVEGYVEPSGAVRVAL
- the flgM gene encoding flagellar biosynthesis anti-sigma factor FlgM gives rise to the protein MDIKLPIGNNLRTDGPAVGSKPRGGTPPASDPTATSPKGAVGEFVTLTETAKTLSAAHGGAQDTPVDSARVAEIKAALAEGRYEIDDRRLAQRMLDFEGAFA
- a CDS encoding flagella synthesis protein FlgN; its protein translation is MSTADHRAQVSETLDLEALVASLDLAIEDMRRLAERLLEELGAIESRDPDGLLRLVVDKQALVTRLETETARQRDWIEAAGFDFTPEGVERFIRTHDRDDRLATRWSALLDQTRRCDQLNSDNARSIERDQRRIAMMLRLLKGEDASTTTYDPRGRTAAGGQRGRTISQA
- a CDS encoding flagellar hook-length control protein FliK — protein: MNEPVGVPPSGAGSSAPIGTRAQAKVLNELAGRLQAGMRVEIIPTRSIGPDLIEAQVRPLDVSATWTQGVRVQLTAALPTNVLQAATGEGSAPGTSPTLRAEVVATGPTLILKILAPAERSPSTPGSNPTALAGSREWLRHQFRQHWPESRPLAATLENISARLAKEIGTDAVAVPKTVTPLPAPNTNETPSHLQIRQAVATLIDQLASAAELTDPERLSTAVSRSGLWMEALLAQAALDPARSNELKLDLKAQLLTLAQRLRLQGTNPSGPPPGQATAGQPSDAGTSRSDVLPRTVPPPLPPDASAAAPRPGATPEQTGPRAQGAVSESASPTTTTDEPTEQAHRAAQDSQRPAGLARDLEGMIKQVVTKQLQSLDSPAGQTQWLLELPFRTPTGLQALEADIRREQAREGDEHETWSMRLRLDLPKLGPLHILLTLRNERLNASLQAGDPDGAEQIKRHLGDLRTRLEARDIEVASLHAGHRPLSRPAPPFADPLVREQA